One window of Legionella pneumophila subsp. pneumophila str. Philadelphia 1 genomic DNA carries:
- a CDS encoding DNA-3-methyladenine glycosylase: MRKLLRPFYERDTVLVAKELLGKYLVHHDGLEEKIGRIVEVEAYLGQHDLACHSSKGLTKRTKVMFGPAGYAYVYLIYGMYYCMNVVTEKEGIGSAVLIRALEPIKNIQDRTQGPGLLSKAMRIDSKLNHRDLLSNDFYIAEPNSPTDFTIIEKPRIGVHYAKEWANELLRFYIKDNPYISKT; this comes from the coding sequence ATGCGTAAATTACTAAGACCTTTTTACGAACGTGATACCGTTCTGGTTGCAAAAGAACTTTTAGGTAAATATTTAGTTCATCATGATGGATTGGAAGAGAAAATTGGGCGCATTGTAGAAGTCGAAGCCTACCTTGGGCAACATGATTTGGCTTGTCATTCATCAAAAGGATTGACTAAAAGAACTAAAGTTATGTTTGGGCCAGCAGGCTATGCGTATGTTTATCTAATTTATGGCATGTATTATTGCATGAACGTAGTCACCGAAAAGGAGGGGATAGGTTCAGCAGTATTAATACGTGCCCTGGAGCCTATCAAAAACATTCAAGACAGAACTCAAGGACCAGGGTTATTATCCAAAGCTATGCGCATTGACTCCAAACTGAATCATCGTGATTTATTAAGCAATGATTTTTATATTGCTGAGCCAAACAGTCCAACTGATTTTACCATTATAGAAAAACCCAGAATTGGGGTTCATTATGCTAAAGAATGGGCTAATGAGTTATTAAGATTTTATATTAAAGACAATCCTTATATTTCGAAAACCTGA
- the recQ gene encoding DNA helicase RecQ — protein sequence MGTLAQPSFINPNALAVLKKYFGFDSFRPPQEKIIEDVISGEDVLVLMPTGGGKSLCYQIPAIVRPGVGIVVSPLIALMEDQVTALKLQGIRAAYYNSSLTAEEARNVLNQLHHNELDLLYIAPERLISTSFLDRLSECTISLFAIDEAHCISQWGHDFRPEYACLGLLKTNFPDIPMIALTATADKQTREDIVTKLNYQPKKYVVSFNRPNIHYKVVPKTNAVKQLNLFLQSDTQQSGIIYCGTRHTVEHLTAKLQELGFKARAYHAGLPHAVRREVQNLFRYDRIDIVVATIAFGMGIDKPNVRFVVHHDLPKSIEGYYQETGRAGRDGLPAKALLLYDAADSARLRSWIMNIPLEEQRHIETNKLNHMLAFAEASHCRRQILLRYFDEPSHTECKNCDVCDNPPQTADATEDAQKFLSCIYRLKQSYGLTHTIDVLRGSLSEKIKQSGHEHLSTFGIGKEKSANYWKHLAWQLIHKDYCLQDMNHFNVLRLTPKAIPLLKGEESISLTIPNNDLNSSKKKGKQNPSFKPESNPLFEKLRALRRQLADEENKPPFMIFSDATLHEMAQSKPKNSKQLLNVSGVGQHKLARYGHYFLEALNEFSEVE from the coding sequence ATGGGAACTTTAGCGCAACCATCTTTTATAAATCCAAACGCATTAGCTGTTTTAAAAAAATATTTTGGATTTGATTCCTTCAGACCTCCTCAGGAAAAAATAATTGAGGATGTCATTTCTGGGGAAGATGTACTGGTTTTGATGCCTACTGGAGGGGGAAAATCGCTTTGCTATCAAATTCCAGCCATTGTCCGCCCTGGTGTTGGCATTGTAGTATCTCCTTTAATCGCGTTAATGGAAGATCAAGTAACCGCTCTCAAACTGCAGGGTATTCGTGCGGCTTACTACAACTCATCCTTAACCGCCGAAGAGGCTAGAAATGTATTAAATCAATTACATCATAATGAATTGGATTTACTCTATATTGCTCCAGAACGTCTTATTAGTACCTCGTTTCTGGATCGGCTGTCAGAATGTACTATCTCTTTATTTGCTATCGATGAAGCACACTGTATTTCACAATGGGGACATGATTTTCGACCTGAATACGCCTGTTTAGGTTTACTGAAAACTAACTTTCCTGACATTCCTATGATTGCTCTGACAGCTACTGCCGATAAGCAAACACGTGAGGATATTGTTACCAAGTTGAATTATCAACCCAAAAAATACGTTGTTTCATTCAATCGACCGAATATCCATTACAAAGTAGTTCCTAAAACAAATGCAGTGAAGCAATTAAATCTGTTTTTACAATCTGATACCCAGCAATCTGGAATTATTTATTGTGGAACCCGCCATACAGTCGAACATCTTACAGCGAAATTACAAGAACTTGGATTTAAAGCACGCGCTTATCATGCAGGCCTGCCTCATGCGGTGCGGCGTGAGGTGCAAAACCTTTTCAGATACGATCGCATTGATATTGTGGTAGCTACTATTGCTTTTGGAATGGGTATTGACAAGCCTAATGTTCGCTTTGTTGTTCACCATGATTTACCCAAAAGCATCGAAGGTTACTACCAGGAAACAGGTCGTGCAGGACGTGACGGATTACCGGCCAAGGCCCTTCTTCTTTATGATGCTGCGGATAGTGCCCGTTTGCGGTCCTGGATCATGAACATTCCTCTTGAGGAGCAAAGACATATAGAAACCAATAAATTAAATCATATGCTTGCTTTTGCTGAAGCGTCGCATTGTCGTCGTCAAATTTTATTACGCTATTTTGATGAACCTTCTCATACAGAATGTAAAAACTGTGATGTCTGCGATAACCCACCGCAAACAGCCGATGCAACAGAAGATGCGCAAAAATTTTTATCGTGTATTTATCGATTAAAACAAAGCTATGGTTTAACTCATACTATTGATGTCCTGAGAGGTAGTTTATCTGAAAAAATCAAGCAGTCTGGGCATGAGCATTTAAGTACCTTTGGAATTGGGAAGGAGAAATCTGCCAATTATTGGAAGCATCTTGCCTGGCAATTAATTCATAAAGATTATTGTTTACAGGACATGAATCATTTTAATGTGTTACGCTTGACCCCAAAAGCGATTCCCCTCCTAAAAGGTGAAGAGAGTATTTCATTAACCATTCCTAACAATGACCTGAATAGCAGTAAAAAGAAAGGCAAGCAGAATCCTTCCTTTAAACCTGAAAGTAACCCATTATTTGAAAAGCTTCGTGCGTTAAGACGTCAGTTAGCCGATGAAGAAAACAAACCACCATTTATGATATTCAGTGATGCCACATTACATGAAATGGCCCAATCAAAACCCAAAAACAGTAAGCAACTACTGAATGTATCTGGGGTTGGGCAACATAAATTAGCTCGTTATGGCCATTATTTTCTCGAAGCCTTAAACGAATTTTCAGAAGTCGAGTGA
- a CDS encoding acyl-CoA dehydrogenase family protein, which produces MHFNFTDEHLAFREMASEFARNKLAPMADFWDEQGYFPIETLREAAQLGMAGMVVREDIGGAQLSRLDAALIFEQLATGCIPTSAYLSIHNMVASLVDRYGSQEIRKKWGPKLTSMEVIASYCLTEPESGSDAASLKTRAVKEGEYYVLNGAKAFISGGSVSDVYLCMVRTGDESHHGISCLLIEKNTPGLTFGKLEKKLGWRNQPTCMLYFENCRVPIANRVGEEGMGFKIALNALNGGRVNIASCSLGGALACLRMSQSYMHERKQFGKPLTQMQALRFYFADMLTDYEAARLMVYRAAAAMDNDDPNAPMYCAMGKRLATDVAFRISDKAMQLHGGYGYLRDYQIERIFRDLRVHQILEGTNEIMREIIAKASLDEEYFIE; this is translated from the coding sequence ATGCATTTTAATTTCACTGATGAACATTTGGCATTTCGAGAAATGGCCTCCGAGTTTGCTCGTAACAAACTGGCTCCAATGGCAGATTTCTGGGATGAACAAGGTTACTTTCCAATCGAAACTTTAAGAGAAGCGGCACAATTAGGTATGGCGGGAATGGTAGTCCGCGAAGACATAGGAGGTGCTCAGCTCTCTCGTCTGGATGCAGCACTCATCTTTGAACAACTCGCTACGGGCTGTATTCCAACAAGTGCATATCTCTCCATCCATAATATGGTTGCTTCATTGGTCGACCGCTATGGCAGTCAAGAGATTCGCAAGAAATGGGGGCCAAAATTAACCAGTATGGAAGTGATAGCCAGTTATTGTCTTACAGAGCCAGAATCCGGATCTGATGCAGCCTCTTTAAAAACTCGCGCGGTAAAAGAGGGTGAATATTATGTTCTTAATGGTGCGAAAGCATTCATATCGGGTGGAAGTGTTAGTGATGTGTATTTATGTATGGTACGTACAGGCGATGAATCTCATCATGGCATCAGTTGTTTGTTAATTGAAAAGAATACTCCTGGTCTGACATTTGGCAAACTGGAGAAAAAATTAGGTTGGCGAAATCAGCCAACTTGTATGCTATATTTTGAAAATTGTCGTGTGCCCATTGCCAATCGTGTTGGTGAAGAAGGTATGGGTTTTAAAATCGCACTGAATGCCTTAAACGGAGGGAGAGTGAATATTGCTTCCTGCTCATTGGGAGGGGCTCTTGCTTGCCTGCGAATGAGCCAATCTTATATGCATGAGCGTAAACAGTTTGGAAAACCTTTAACTCAGATGCAAGCCCTTCGTTTTTATTTTGCGGATATGTTAACAGATTATGAAGCGGCAAGGCTGATGGTTTATAGGGCTGCAGCAGCAATGGATAATGATGATCCCAATGCGCCAATGTATTGTGCTATGGGCAAGCGCTTGGCTACAGATGTCGCATTTCGTATTAGTGATAAAGCCATGCAATTGCATGGAGGTTATGGCTACCTGCGAGATTATCAAATTGAAAGAATATTTAGAGATTTAAGAGTTCATCAAATTCTTGAAGGCACTAATGAAATCATGCGTGAAATTATAGCGAAAGCAAGTTTGGATGAAGAGTATTTTATAGAGTAA
- a CDS encoding enoyl-CoA hydratase/isomerase family protein translates to MNLIEQDIDNNGILTLTLNRPEKLNALSTDVLSALNELFFQAKSNPKVKALLLTGNGKAFCAGADINRLAECNAQTGYEFACQGQEVFRLLETMGKPSLAAVNGFAFGGGCELAISATLRIASNKAMFGQPEVKLGVIPGYGGTQRLARLIGKGRAMDLCLTGRFINAETALNWGLVSEVVAPEDLLTQGKNILNGILSMAPLAVASVMEVIDHGYDLSLTEALHLEAIHFAKVCATEDKKEGVAAFLDKRTADFKGV, encoded by the coding sequence ATGAATTTAATTGAACAGGATATAGATAATAACGGAATCTTAACTTTAACTTTGAATAGGCCAGAGAAGCTCAATGCTTTAAGCACTGATGTTCTGAGCGCATTAAATGAATTATTCTTTCAAGCGAAATCCAATCCCAAAGTCAAAGCATTATTGTTAACAGGAAATGGTAAAGCATTTTGCGCTGGGGCTGACATTAATCGACTGGCTGAATGTAACGCTCAAACTGGTTATGAATTTGCTTGCCAGGGACAAGAGGTTTTTCGACTTTTGGAAACGATGGGGAAACCTTCACTTGCCGCAGTGAATGGTTTTGCTTTCGGTGGCGGATGTGAGTTAGCGATATCTGCGACTCTTAGAATTGCTTCAAATAAGGCAATGTTTGGTCAGCCTGAGGTAAAATTAGGTGTTATTCCCGGGTATGGCGGCACACAACGATTGGCCAGGCTAATTGGCAAAGGGCGCGCGATGGATTTATGTTTGACTGGGCGCTTTATAAATGCTGAGACTGCCTTAAACTGGGGGTTAGTCAGTGAAGTTGTAGCACCAGAGGATTTGTTGACTCAAGGAAAAAATATTCTAAACGGAATATTAAGCATGGCTCCTTTAGCAGTTGCCAGTGTAATGGAAGTGATAGATCATGGTTATGATTTATCACTCACAGAGGCACTTCATTTGGAAGCAATTCATTTTGCAAAAGTTTGCGCCACTGAAGATAAGAAGGAAGGAGTAGCTGCGTTTCTAGACAAGAGAACCGCGGATTTTAAAGGGGTTTAA
- a CDS encoding enoyl-CoA hydratase/isomerase family protein — protein sequence MTEEVLFSQEGQLGFITLNRPKALNALTLTMIMALQKQLSIWKEDNSIKAVVVQAVPGNAFCAGGDIRWLYNAGRSKDSEQMQFFWHEYRLNHFIHHFGKPYISLLDGITMGGGVGISLHGSHPVASERFVFAMPETGIGFFPDIGASYLLNKCPGFLGVYLGLTGNKLGPHDARKAGLVKQIVFAEQMQSMIEALKREDLSEDAFNLVDQCISSFASDAMPTEASQIKPLIDVCFSKPSVELIRESLQSTDGVWALGVDNTLLQKSPLSLKITLAQIQKAKGLSLAECLKMDFDLASHFMKGSDFYEGVRSLLINKDKNPQWRPSSLELVTDAMVVSYFESSSSGLELMIL from the coding sequence ATGACTGAAGAGGTGCTGTTTTCTCAGGAAGGTCAATTGGGATTCATTACTTTAAATCGACCAAAGGCTTTAAATGCTTTAACTTTAACCATGATCATGGCACTGCAAAAGCAATTGTCAATTTGGAAAGAAGATAATTCTATTAAAGCAGTCGTCGTACAAGCTGTTCCGGGTAATGCTTTTTGCGCAGGTGGTGATATTCGTTGGCTATATAATGCGGGCCGTAGTAAAGACTCTGAGCAGATGCAGTTCTTTTGGCATGAGTACAGGTTAAACCATTTTATTCATCATTTTGGTAAACCTTATATTTCTTTGCTGGATGGGATTACTATGGGAGGAGGGGTCGGTATTTCCTTACATGGAAGCCACCCTGTTGCCAGTGAGCGTTTTGTATTTGCAATGCCAGAAACAGGGATTGGTTTTTTTCCTGATATTGGTGCCAGCTATTTATTAAACAAATGCCCAGGGTTTTTAGGAGTCTATTTGGGGTTAACCGGAAATAAATTGGGTCCTCATGATGCCAGGAAGGCAGGGTTAGTGAAGCAGATTGTCTTTGCAGAGCAAATGCAGTCAATGATTGAGGCATTAAAGAGAGAAGATTTATCAGAAGATGCTTTCAATCTTGTTGATCAATGCATTTCTTCTTTTGCAAGTGATGCCATGCCCACCGAGGCAAGTCAAATCAAACCTTTAATCGATGTCTGTTTCTCCAAGCCTAGTGTTGAACTAATAAGAGAGTCTTTACAGAGCACAGACGGTGTGTGGGCTCTTGGGGTGGATAATACTTTGCTGCAAAAATCGCCTCTGAGCCTTAAGATAACCCTTGCACAAATCCAAAAAGCCAAGGGCTTATCTTTAGCAGAATGTTTAAAAATGGATTTCGATCTCGCCAGTCATTTTATGAAAGGTAGTGATTTTTATGAAGGAGTTCGCTCTTTATTGATTAATAAAGATAAAAATCCTCAATGGAGACCGTCCAGTTTGGAGTTGGTCACTGATGCCATGGTAGTGAGTTATTTTGAAAGCTCATCTTCCGGATTGGAATTAATGATACTTTAG
- a CDS encoding Lpg0189 family type II secretion system effector yields MRFNHFIAPLVLLPVCALSQPQNDKGDVFLSKIPTSKNAFVKSYSSESTHLKLLEPNARSIDYPTQIVRVSGSLESQQLDCDQVHEEILEKVVAPFTPDKFTYNTYISCSYNPDTNMATGFLINSYLDPLTDDAVELLETYLAKNNGSNLLGTPLTFEPAKALVVALTISAGMKKNPNKPPFVEYKQDRSNFYFKSNYEMRNKLFTDIYQNFFTNDPNKILPFLDKWIFVNASSVYEAILMDSNFVELQPERIFLMENGEQIFVSNLKYYFTHNCNRYSNHRCLQPQA; encoded by the coding sequence ATGAGATTCAATCATTTTATTGCTCCACTGGTTTTACTCCCTGTTTGTGCATTAAGCCAACCCCAAAATGACAAAGGAGATGTCTTTTTATCAAAAATTCCAACCAGTAAAAATGCTTTTGTAAAATCTTATTCCAGTGAATCGACACACTTGAAGTTACTTGAGCCTAATGCCAGAAGTATTGACTACCCCACTCAAATTGTTCGTGTCTCTGGTTCTCTCGAATCACAACAGCTGGACTGCGATCAAGTACACGAAGAAATTCTTGAAAAAGTGGTGGCTCCTTTTACTCCTGATAAATTCACTTACAATACTTATATTAGTTGTAGTTATAATCCGGATACCAATATGGCCACTGGCTTTCTCATCAATAGCTATTTAGATCCACTAACCGATGATGCAGTGGAATTATTAGAAACTTACCTGGCAAAAAATAATGGATCCAATCTGTTAGGTACACCATTGACATTTGAGCCAGCAAAAGCTCTTGTTGTTGCTTTAACTATCTCGGCGGGAATGAAAAAAAATCCTAATAAACCACCCTTTGTAGAATATAAGCAAGACCGCAGCAATTTCTACTTCAAAAGCAATTATGAAATGAGAAATAAATTGTTCACTGATATTTATCAAAATTTCTTTACCAATGATCCCAATAAAATTCTACCTTTCCTGGATAAGTGGATTTTCGTTAATGCCTCAAGCGTTTATGAAGCCATTTTAATGGACTCCAATTTTGTCGAACTGCAACCTGAACGAATTTTTCTTATGGAAAATGGTGAACAAATATTTGTTTCCAATCTAAAATATTATTTCACTCATAATTGTAATAGGTACAGTAATCACCGCTGCTTACAACCGCAAGCTTGA
- a CDS encoding peptide chain release factor 3: MSDFYQDFNKRRTFAIISHPDAGKTTVTEKLLLFGGAIQLAGTVKGRKADRHATSDWMEMEKERGISITTSVMQFIHNQHVINLLDTPGHEDFSEDTYRTLTAVDSALMVIDVAKGVEERTVKLMEVCRLRDTPIMTFINKLDREGREPIDLLDEVESVLGIQCAPITWPVGMGKRFKGIYHRYQDIIYLYQQGSNAKKVEAMQIKGLDNPQLDELIGDSADELREEIELVKGASHEFNLEAYLAGKMTPVYFGSAINNFGIKELLDDFVEYAPGPQPRATQERVVSPHEETFSGFVFKIQANMDPKHRDRIAFVRVCSGSYKKGMKLNHLRIGKEVQISNALTFMAGDRSHTELALAGDIIGLHNHGTIRIGDTFTQGEHLKFTGIPNFAPELFRLVRLRDPLKSKALLKGLIELSEEGATQVFRPLNSNQLILGAVGILQFDVVAHRLKHEYKVDCIYESVNIACARWVYSEDDKAMSEFRTKAYDYLALDGGDMLMYLAPTKVNLTMAEERYPKIKFCATREH, encoded by the coding sequence ATGTCTGATTTTTATCAAGACTTTAACAAAAGGCGAACTTTTGCCATTATTTCTCACCCTGATGCAGGAAAGACCACTGTAACTGAAAAGTTATTACTTTTTGGAGGAGCTATTCAGTTGGCAGGTACGGTCAAAGGCCGTAAAGCAGACAGGCATGCCACTTCTGATTGGATGGAAATGGAAAAAGAGAGAGGAATATCGATTACCACGTCTGTTATGCAGTTTATACATAATCAACACGTCATCAATTTGCTAGATACACCAGGCCATGAAGACTTTTCTGAAGATACATATCGTACTCTCACTGCTGTAGATTCTGCCTTAATGGTAATTGACGTGGCCAAGGGAGTAGAGGAGCGAACGGTAAAATTGATGGAAGTTTGCCGTTTACGTGATACACCGATCATGACTTTTATCAATAAATTGGACAGAGAAGGGCGAGAACCTATTGATTTGTTAGATGAAGTAGAGTCTGTTTTGGGCATTCAATGTGCGCCAATTACCTGGCCAGTTGGAATGGGTAAACGCTTCAAGGGAATTTATCACCGCTATCAAGATATTATTTATTTATATCAGCAGGGAAGTAATGCAAAAAAAGTCGAAGCTATGCAGATTAAAGGATTGGATAATCCTCAATTAGATGAGTTGATAGGTGACAGTGCGGACGAACTCAGAGAAGAAATTGAATTAGTCAAAGGAGCGTCCCACGAGTTTAACTTGGAAGCTTATCTTGCAGGAAAAATGACCCCGGTATACTTTGGTTCAGCAATTAATAATTTTGGTATTAAAGAATTATTGGACGATTTTGTCGAGTATGCGCCAGGACCTCAACCTCGAGCAACTCAGGAGAGAGTTGTTTCTCCGCATGAAGAAACATTTTCCGGTTTTGTTTTTAAAATTCAAGCCAATATGGATCCCAAACACAGAGACCGAATTGCCTTTGTGCGGGTTTGTTCTGGCTCTTACAAGAAGGGAATGAAATTAAATCATTTACGCATAGGAAAAGAAGTGCAAATTTCCAATGCCTTAACTTTTATGGCAGGCGATAGATCACACACAGAACTTGCTTTAGCTGGTGATATTATTGGTTTGCATAATCATGGTACTATTCGTATTGGTGATACTTTTACACAAGGTGAACACTTAAAGTTTACTGGAATTCCTAATTTTGCTCCTGAATTGTTTAGGCTTGTCAGGTTGAGGGACCCATTAAAGAGTAAAGCCTTACTTAAAGGATTAATCGAATTATCTGAAGAGGGTGCTACCCAGGTTTTTAGACCATTAAACAGTAATCAGCTAATATTGGGAGCTGTTGGGATATTACAATTTGATGTGGTAGCGCATAGACTGAAACATGAATATAAAGTGGATTGTATTTATGAATCAGTCAATATAGCTTGCGCTCGATGGGTTTATTCTGAAGATGATAAAGCAATGAGCGAGTTTCGTACCAAGGCTTATGATTATTTGGCTTTGGACGGAGGAGATATGCTTATGTACTTGGCGCCTACCAAAGTGAATTTGACAATGGCAGAAGAACGTTATCCCAAGATTAAGTTCTGCGCTACTCGAGAACATTGA
- a CDS encoding NAD(P)(+) transhydrogenase (Re/Si-specific) subunit beta, which translates to MNSIVPLFYLFAAICFILALKGLASPATSRRGNLLGILGMILAVGSTLMMPTTYHHILLIALIAGGGIIGTIIALKINMTAIPQLVAAFHSLVGMAAVLVAYCAFLSPASFQIGTPGAIATASLIEMSLGLIIGAITFSGSVIAFLKLQGLISGIPIRFYAQNYVNLLIGLTILVLLILFVANQNLFLFNLLAGLAFLIGVLLIIPIGGADMPVVISMLNSYSGWAAAGIGFTLSNHLLVITGALVGASGAILSYIMCVGMNRSIFNVIFGGINSSGNTKQVHSANELRNVRQANGEDAAFLLSNAKDVIIVPGYGMAVAHAQHAVKELVDALESRSIRVRFAIHPVAGRMPGHMNVLLAEANIPYDRVFEQSEINRDFATCDVAYVIGANDITNPAAKTDPASPIYGMPVLEVEKAKTVLFVKRSLSPGYAGVENDLFFHDNTYMLFGDAKVMTESIAKALGEI; encoded by the coding sequence ATGAATTCAATAGTTCCACTGTTTTATTTATTTGCAGCCATTTGCTTTATATTGGCTTTAAAAGGACTGGCCAGTCCAGCTACTTCAAGAAGGGGGAACCTTCTAGGCATTCTGGGTATGATCCTGGCAGTGGGCTCCACCCTGATGATGCCCACTACCTACCATCATATTCTTTTAATCGCCTTAATAGCAGGCGGCGGAATAATAGGAACTATTATTGCTTTGAAGATCAACATGACGGCCATACCACAACTGGTTGCTGCTTTTCATTCTTTAGTAGGCATGGCAGCAGTTCTGGTAGCCTATTGTGCCTTTTTATCCCCCGCGTCCTTTCAAATCGGCACACCTGGTGCTATTGCGACCGCAAGTCTAATTGAAATGAGCCTGGGATTAATTATCGGAGCCATTACCTTTTCTGGTTCAGTCATTGCCTTTTTAAAATTGCAAGGACTCATATCAGGTATTCCAATTCGATTTTATGCTCAAAACTATGTCAACTTACTAATAGGACTAACAATCCTGGTGTTACTCATTTTATTTGTAGCCAATCAAAACCTGTTTCTCTTTAACCTGCTCGCGGGATTAGCTTTTCTCATTGGGGTTTTACTGATTATTCCTATTGGCGGAGCCGATATGCCCGTCGTTATTTCCATGCTGAACTCCTACTCAGGTTGGGCCGCAGCAGGAATAGGTTTCACTCTGAGTAATCATCTGTTAGTTATCACAGGCGCTCTGGTAGGCGCCAGCGGGGCAATTTTAAGCTATATCATGTGCGTTGGTATGAATCGCTCTATTTTTAATGTCATTTTTGGTGGAATAAACAGTTCTGGAAATACGAAACAAGTTCATTCTGCTAATGAGTTACGCAATGTCAGGCAAGCCAACGGCGAAGATGCTGCATTCCTATTAAGTAATGCCAAGGATGTCATCATTGTTCCTGGATATGGAATGGCAGTGGCACATGCTCAACATGCGGTGAAAGAGCTTGTTGATGCCTTGGAATCTCGTTCTATTCGTGTTCGCTTTGCAATACACCCTGTTGCTGGGCGCATGCCTGGCCATATGAACGTATTACTTGCTGAAGCCAATATCCCCTATGACAGAGTCTTTGAGCAAAGTGAAATTAACAGAGATTTTGCTACCTGTGACGTTGCTTACGTGATTGGAGCTAACGATATCACCAACCCCGCAGCTAAAACTGATCCTGCCTCACCCATTTATGGGATGCCTGTCCTGGAGGTTGAAAAAGCTAAAACGGTCTTATTCGTCAAACGCAGCTTATCTCCTGGTTATGCCGGTGTAGAAAACGATTTATTTTTTCACGACAATACCTACATGCTTTTCGGAGATGCAAAAGTAATGACTGAATCAATAGCTAAGGCTTTGGGAGAAATATAA
- a CDS encoding proton-translocating transhydrogenase family protein: protein MPEIHTLDNPYITILTIFVLACFVGYYVVWKVTPALHTPLMSVTNAISSIIILGALIAAGSELIGCITWLGGIAIFITSINIFGGFVVTQRMLRMYKK from the coding sequence ATGCCTGAAATTCATACACTTGATAATCCTTATATTACAATATTAACCATTTTCGTACTGGCCTGTTTTGTAGGTTATTATGTGGTTTGGAAAGTAACACCGGCTTTACATACACCCCTAATGTCAGTAACCAATGCCATATCCAGTATTATTATACTTGGTGCTTTAATTGCTGCAGGAAGTGAATTGATCGGATGCATAACCTGGTTAGGTGGCATAGCCATATTCATTACTTCAATTAATATTTTTGGTGGCTTTGTAGTAACTCAACGCATGCTTCGCATGTATAAAAAATAA
- a CDS encoding Re/Si-specific NAD(P)(+) transhydrogenase subunit alpha, producing the protein MMIATLMESAQETRVAITPNSAKQYIKLGYDVGIEKNAGLSSDFANEEFEKAGAIIFDSKSTLLKKTQILLCVNEPDPKNLNGLPPDSLIIGHIDNNPLSPLVKWCLDQKMTLFSMNLIPRISRAQSMDSLSSQANLAGYRAVLEAAATFHRAIPMMMTAAGMIQPAKALILGAGVAGLQAIATAKRLGAVVYAFDVRKAAKEQVESLGAEFIEVMQEQDSETAGGYATETSEEYKKLQAELIDQYAKTADIVISTALIPGRQAPVLLYKKTVEQMKPGSVIVDLATSRGGNCELSVADKIIKHGEITIVGLSNMAGLVPATASDLYSNNLVHLINILAKNPAELNLNPDDEIIQQAVLCHKGTYLPFQGVKEKQNA; encoded by the coding sequence ATGATGATTGCAACCTTAATGGAATCAGCCCAGGAAACGCGAGTAGCCATTACTCCCAACTCGGCCAAACAATACATAAAACTAGGCTATGATGTAGGGATTGAAAAAAACGCGGGGCTTAGCTCAGATTTTGCTAACGAAGAATTTGAAAAAGCTGGCGCAATAATATTCGATAGTAAAAGTACATTACTCAAAAAAACACAAATTCTTTTATGTGTTAACGAACCCGATCCCAAAAACCTGAATGGCTTACCTCCAGATTCTCTAATAATCGGACATATAGACAATAACCCACTTAGCCCGCTTGTTAAGTGGTGTCTGGATCAAAAAATGACATTATTTTCAATGAATCTCATTCCCAGGATAAGTCGTGCTCAAAGCATGGACAGCCTATCGTCTCAGGCTAACCTAGCTGGTTACAGGGCAGTTTTGGAAGCTGCGGCAACATTTCATAGAGCTATACCTATGATGATGACAGCAGCAGGCATGATACAACCGGCCAAAGCACTTATTCTTGGTGCCGGAGTTGCAGGCTTGCAAGCCATAGCTACTGCGAAACGTTTAGGTGCAGTGGTTTATGCCTTTGACGTAAGAAAGGCAGCCAAAGAACAGGTTGAAAGTTTAGGCGCTGAATTCATAGAGGTAATGCAGGAGCAAGATAGTGAAACAGCTGGGGGATATGCCACAGAAACAAGCGAAGAATATAAAAAACTTCAGGCTGAACTCATTGATCAATATGCAAAAACTGCAGACATTGTAATTTCTACTGCCTTGATACCAGGGCGTCAAGCTCCGGTTTTACTTTATAAAAAAACTGTCGAGCAAATGAAACCAGGTTCTGTCATTGTTGATCTCGCAACGTCTCGAGGTGGAAATTGTGAACTCAGTGTTGCCGATAAAATCATCAAGCATGGTGAGATTACTATAGTGGGATTAAGTAATATGGCAGGTCTCGTCCCTGCTACGGCAAGTGACCTTTATTCTAATAATCTGGTTCATCTTATAAACATTTTGGCGAAAAATCCGGCTGAACTTAACTTAAATCCTGATGATGAGATTATCCAGCAAGCCGTTCTTTGCCATAAAGGAACTTACCTGCCCTTTCAAGGAGTAAAGGAGAAGCAAAATGCCTGA